TGTTGTAAGTTTTTGTTAAATCTACTGTTTTTACAATATTCATATTTAGTCCTCCTTATCTTTCTTATATGATATTAGACTTAAGTGACTGGAAAGTGACTAGAAAAAAAGACTGTGCTTTATTTACACAGCCATAATTAAATCAGTTATAAAATCTTAGCTCGAAGGCATTTGATTTTTTCCCCTTATGATATAAAAGCTCTCCATTTTGCCTTTCCATGACAGATTTTGCCATAGGAAGTCCAATTCCATAACCTTTTGAATTTGGATCCATCTTGTAAAAACGTTTAAAAACTTTTTCTAACATTTCACGGTCCAAACCTTTAGAAAAATCTTCCACAAAAATACTTTTATATAGATTTGTTTCTTTAAGTTGAATTTCTATCTGTCTACCTTCTGTAGCTTCTAGACCATTCTTCATAACATTGAAAAGTGCCTCATAAGTCCATTTCTTATCGCATATAAGATCAAAATCATCTCCATAAAGGGGAATTTCAATAGGATCATTGATAAAATAGTCCTTCAAGTTTCGTATGCTATCCTCAATTAAATCTCGAGCCGAAACTCTGTCTCTTGTCATTTCAATTGTGCCAGAATCGATGGCAGCAAGTTTTAATAAAATATCAGATAGATTGTAAAGTCTAAGAAGATTGTCCCTAAGTCTAGATATATATTCTTTTACCGATTCATCTTCTTCGTCTTCTAATAAATCAAGTAATAATAGAGATCCAGTTAGAGGAGTTTTTATTTGATGGGCAATATCTTCCGTATATTCCTTTAAAATTTCTTTATTTTTCTCAGCATTTTCAGCAATCCTCT
This genomic window from Anaerococcus murdochii contains:
- a CDS encoding sensor histidine kinase, which translates into the protein MRKNKRILLIIVLNLLMSLFVVYLNPRFDILTLIDFLLINIILFLIIRKFEKKKEIELEDKINNIFNLLHSLDLNSDNYEIIDDEFGKLRDEIIKIILENKRIAENAEKNKEILKEYTEDIAHQIKTPLTGSLLLLDLLEDEEDESVKEYISRLRDNLLRLYNLSDILLKLAAIDSGTIEMTRDRVSARDLIEDSIRNLKDYFINDPIEIPLYGDDFDLICDKKWTYEALFNVMKNGLEATEGRQIEIQLKETNLYKSIFVEDFSKGLDREMLEKVFKRFYKMDPNSKGYGIGLPMAKSVMERQNGELLYHKGKKSNAFELRFYN